The following proteins come from a genomic window of Geomonas sp. RF6:
- a CDS encoding ArnT family glycosyltransferase, whose protein sequence is MTSFGWLVPVCVALAVYHVALNNFFTWDDFIWLDRARTFKNDWLQIFRIDVTYFDPLVHLMFLFDSAVGGLDARWYHCVDIALHAANSCLVYRFVRQLSGDARSALYAGALFAGSFAVADAVLWSSSRVDLLSTLFALEALILFLKYLRSDAKRDLLFALISYILALGSKGTPLVLPAILFWLIIQERKGLERAAALVPFVTVNVLYVLLLKVNSSQASMPMEKMHLNIRNLLYAFCDLLIPEGTLATLDLAATATVLFIVVTALAVISKHEKTRGELRRTGYCILVAALVPVLVTTEFRLLEKEGNPIALLLSPSHRIYLASAGAAIFAAGVLRFLEGVIARLSPTVATTAVVAILAGVISVDASVTRERDFVWEWNGKITRVAFEGLRAYRDEIGEGAQLGLISFPGSNGFLTPMAKVCLGRNDLTVLQKAQMGVIDEAETVARAERSYLFVLGNDLRIHDKSVKFREQLVLNRMALAFPERKDYAFMCNNAGKTLVAEITPLL, encoded by the coding sequence GTGACCAGTTTCGGGTGGCTGGTACCGGTGTGCGTGGCGCTGGCGGTGTATCACGTTGCGCTGAACAACTTCTTTACCTGGGACGACTTCATCTGGCTCGACAGAGCCCGCACCTTCAAAAACGACTGGCTACAAATCTTCCGGATAGACGTAACGTACTTCGACCCGCTGGTCCATCTCATGTTCCTCTTCGATTCCGCCGTGGGGGGGCTCGACGCGAGGTGGTACCACTGCGTGGACATCGCGCTTCATGCGGCGAACTCCTGCCTCGTGTACAGGTTCGTGCGGCAGCTGAGCGGCGACGCCAGGTCGGCGCTCTATGCAGGAGCTCTCTTTGCGGGCTCGTTCGCGGTCGCCGACGCGGTGCTGTGGTCTTCGTCGCGGGTGGATCTTCTCTCCACCCTCTTCGCGCTGGAGGCGTTGATACTCTTTCTGAAGTACCTCCGCAGCGACGCCAAACGCGACCTCCTCTTCGCACTCATATCTTATATATTGGCGCTCGGCTCCAAGGGGACCCCGCTGGTCCTCCCCGCCATCCTCTTCTGGCTCATCATTCAGGAGAGAAAGGGCCTTGAGCGCGCGGCTGCACTGGTGCCGTTCGTAACGGTCAACGTCCTGTACGTACTACTTCTGAAGGTCAATAGCAGCCAGGCATCGATGCCGATGGAGAAGATGCATCTCAACATCCGCAATCTGCTCTACGCCTTCTGCGACCTCCTTATTCCGGAGGGGACGCTGGCGACACTGGATTTGGCAGCTACAGCGACTGTTCTTTTCATAGTTGTTACGGCGCTGGCGGTGATTTCAAAGCATGAGAAGACGAGGGGCGAGCTGCGAAGGACAGGCTACTGCATCCTTGTGGCTGCACTGGTGCCGGTACTTGTCACGACGGAGTTCAGGCTGCTGGAAAAGGAGGGCAACCCGATCGCCCTCCTCCTGAGCCCCAGCCACCGGATCTATCTTGCCTCGGCAGGAGCTGCGATCTTCGCCGCGGGTGTGCTGCGCTTCCTTGAGGGAGTCATCGCGAGACTCAGTCCAACGGTTGCCACAACTGCGGTCGTGGCCATTCTTGCCGGCGTGATAAGCGTGGACGCCTCGGTGACGCGTGAACGGGATTTTGTGTGGGAATGGAACGGGAAGATTACCCGCGTGGCCTTCGAAGGGCTGCGCGCCTACAGGGATGAGATCGGCGAAGGGGCGCAGCTCGGGCTTATCAGCTTTCCCGGCTCCAACGGATTTCTGACACCGATGGCGAAGGTATGTCTTGGCCGAAATGACCTCACGGTGCTGCAGAAGGCGCAGATGGGGGTTATCGATGAAGCAGAGACAGTCGCCAGGGCCGAAAGGAGCTACCTATTCGTGCTGGGGAACGACTTGCGCATCCACGACAAATCGGTGAAGTTCAGGGAACAACTAGTGCTAAACAGGATGGCGCTGGCGTTTCCGGAGCGGAAGGATTATGCCTTCATGTGCAACAACGCCGGGAAGACGCTCGTGGCGGAGATTACACCGCTGCTGTAA
- a CDS encoding glycosyltransferase family 2 protein has translation MLNAKKIVVVLPAYNAAQTLEMTYREIPFEFVDEVLLVDDASSDQTAEVASRLGIHTIIHPSNKGYGGNQKTCYRAALDLGADIVVMLHPDYQYTPRLITAMCSMIAYGEFDAILGSRILGTGALKGGMPPYKYVANRLLTFIENLLLGHKLSEYHTGYRAFSREVLHSLPLEANSDDFVFDNQILAQMIWCGYRIGEVSCPTKYFAEASSINFRRSVVYALGVLQTALTFRLCKLKVCTSSLFAQPATAAQPPFTGTPAMCEAIGSRKAE, from the coding sequence TTGCTCAACGCTAAAAAGATCGTGGTGGTGCTCCCGGCTTACAACGCGGCACAGACGCTGGAGATGACATACAGGGAAATCCCTTTCGAGTTTGTCGACGAAGTTCTTCTTGTCGACGACGCAAGCAGTGACCAGACAGCTGAAGTAGCATCGCGGCTCGGCATCCACACCATCATTCACCCCAGCAACAAAGGGTACGGCGGAAACCAGAAGACCTGCTACAGGGCGGCCCTCGATCTTGGCGCCGACATCGTGGTGATGCTTCACCCGGACTACCAGTACACCCCGCGCCTCATCACAGCGATGTGCTCGATGATCGCCTACGGCGAGTTCGATGCGATCCTTGGCTCGAGAATCCTTGGGACCGGCGCGCTGAAGGGGGGGATGCCTCCTTACAAGTATGTGGCGAACCGCCTGCTTACCTTCATCGAGAACCTCCTCCTCGGGCACAAGCTCTCCGAGTACCACACGGGGTACCGCGCCTTCTCGCGAGAGGTCCTCCACTCTCTCCCCCTGGAGGCGAACTCCGACGACTTCGTATTCGACAACCAGATCCTTGCGCAGATGATCTGGTGCGGATATCGGATCGGCGAAGTGTCGTGCCCCACCAAATACTTTGCCGAGGCTTCCTCCATAAACTTCCGGCGCAGCGTGGTCTATGCGCTCGGCGTTTTGCAGACGGCACTCACATTCAGGCTTTGCAAGCTGAAGGTGTGTACTTCTTCTCTCTTTGCGCAGCCAGCAACAGCCGCCCAGCCGCCCTTTACCGGCACTCCAGCCATGTGCGAGGCAATCGGCTCGAGAAAGGCAGAGTAA
- a CDS encoding cation-transporting P-type ATPase has translation MERSESAWHARSCPEVLGELGSTEGGLSDRDAAERAARYGRNTLSRSDRTGPWTIFWRQLNNPIAWLLLASGTLALFLGRQKDAIVVFGAIVINSIIGFLQEYRAGKAIESLAAMVPDSATALRNGSPVAISAEDLVPGDVVTLQSGDKVPADLRLLRVKNFLVEEAALTGESLPVAKRTDAVAPDAPLGERVGMAYSGTMVVQGTSTGVVVATGDATELGRISGLLNQSAQLQTPLTRQLAKVTTGITVAIIILIVVLLGFGIWVKDAPVDEALMVAISLAVAAIPEGLPAVITICLAIGVRRMAARHAVVRHLPAVETLGSTSVICSDKTGTLTRNEMTVQVAWLEGQEYRFSGTGYAPAGEMEHDGRRLVELPEPLRELMTMAVLCNDAAVHEEGGEWGITGDPTEGALVVAARKGGIDEQALRASHQRLDVIPFESDTKFMATLNRYPGGKRVLVKGAPETVVARSTLAEVERSLVQDAMETYARHGMRVIAFALTGDVDAEELSPAMVESELGFAGLLCMIDPPRTEAVDAIKACRRAGITVKMITGDHPVTAEAIGRQLGLLHGEERVVQGRELDRLSDDELQEAVTGSNVFARVAPEHKIRLVQALQSRGHVVAMTGDGVNDAPALKRADIGVAMGITGTAVSKEAAKVVLMDDNFASIAAAVEEGRRVYDNLVKSLAFVLPTNLGLACTLSIAMFFFPAVDVAGVHELLMAMSPSQTLWINLVASVTLSVPLAFEVLEPNAMQRKPRSPDEPIFSRFIVARIVMVALVMAATACLLFLWEFYRVLGPEPVTPARYRFALAEAQTICVTSIIFTQSFYLLNCRSLRDSLFAQGIFSNLTIFVGIGILLLLQACFVYLPPLREIFDFAPLDAQALLDALIAGAIVLPVISLEKWIRSRRAPKG, from the coding sequence ATGGAACGATCGGAAAGTGCGTGGCATGCCAGAAGCTGCCCCGAGGTCCTTGGCGAGCTCGGATCGACCGAAGGGGGACTGAGCGACCGTGACGCCGCCGAGCGTGCCGCGAGATACGGCAGGAACACCCTTTCGCGCAGCGATCGCACCGGACCGTGGACGATCTTCTGGCGACAGCTCAACAATCCGATCGCCTGGCTTCTTCTGGCATCCGGCACCCTCGCGCTCTTCCTCGGCAGGCAAAAAGATGCGATCGTCGTCTTCGGAGCGATCGTCATCAACTCCATCATCGGGTTCCTGCAGGAATACCGCGCGGGGAAGGCTATCGAGTCCCTTGCCGCCATGGTGCCGGACTCTGCGACCGCTCTTCGAAACGGCAGTCCGGTCGCCATTTCTGCGGAGGACCTCGTTCCGGGGGACGTGGTGACCCTGCAAAGCGGCGACAAGGTCCCCGCCGATCTGCGCCTCCTGCGCGTGAAGAATTTCCTCGTGGAGGAGGCCGCTCTCACCGGTGAATCCCTTCCCGTTGCGAAGCGGACCGACGCAGTCGCGCCTGATGCCCCCCTCGGAGAGCGGGTGGGAATGGCGTACAGCGGGACGATGGTGGTGCAGGGCACCTCCACCGGCGTCGTCGTCGCCACAGGGGATGCCACCGAGCTTGGGCGCATCAGCGGGCTGCTGAACCAGAGCGCGCAGTTGCAGACTCCCCTGACGAGGCAGCTTGCGAAGGTCACCACCGGCATCACCGTCGCCATCATTATCCTCATCGTCGTCCTCCTGGGGTTCGGCATCTGGGTCAAAGATGCGCCCGTAGACGAAGCCCTCATGGTGGCCATTTCCCTTGCGGTGGCTGCGATCCCGGAGGGGCTACCCGCCGTCATAACGATTTGCCTCGCCATAGGTGTGCGCCGGATGGCCGCGCGCCACGCGGTGGTGCGGCATCTCCCCGCGGTGGAGACTCTCGGGTCCACCTCGGTGATCTGTTCGGACAAGACGGGAACGCTGACCCGAAACGAGATGACGGTGCAGGTGGCATGGCTGGAGGGGCAGGAGTACCGTTTTTCCGGCACCGGGTATGCGCCGGCAGGGGAGATGGAGCATGACGGCAGGCGCCTCGTTGAGCTCCCCGAGCCGTTGCGGGAACTGATGACGATGGCGGTGCTGTGCAACGATGCGGCAGTGCACGAGGAGGGGGGCGAGTGGGGGATCACCGGGGATCCGACGGAGGGCGCCCTTGTCGTCGCGGCACGGAAAGGGGGTATCGACGAGCAGGCATTGCGCGCGAGCCACCAGCGCCTGGACGTCATCCCCTTCGAGTCGGACACGAAGTTCATGGCGACGCTGAACCGGTACCCGGGGGGGAAGCGGGTGCTGGTGAAGGGGGCACCGGAGACCGTGGTGGCGCGCTCGACGCTGGCGGAGGTCGAAAGGTCACTCGTGCAGGACGCCATGGAGACGTACGCGCGTCACGGAATGCGGGTGATCGCCTTTGCCCTCACCGGGGATGTCGATGCCGAGGAGCTTTCCCCCGCAATGGTGGAAAGTGAGCTCGGTTTTGCCGGGCTTCTGTGCATGATCGACCCGCCTCGCACCGAAGCGGTAGACGCCATCAAGGCATGCCGGAGGGCGGGGATCACGGTGAAGATGATAACGGGGGATCACCCCGTCACGGCGGAAGCGATAGGGCGCCAGCTCGGCCTCCTGCACGGGGAAGAAAGGGTCGTTCAGGGGCGTGAGCTCGACCGCCTCTCCGACGATGAGCTTCAGGAGGCGGTGACGGGGAGCAACGTCTTTGCCCGCGTGGCGCCGGAGCACAAGATCCGCCTCGTGCAGGCGCTCCAGTCGAGAGGGCATGTGGTGGCGATGACCGGCGACGGTGTGAACGACGCTCCGGCATTGAAGAGGGCGGATATTGGCGTCGCCATGGGGATCACCGGCACCGCGGTGTCGAAAGAGGCGGCGAAGGTCGTCCTCATGGACGACAACTTCGCCTCCATAGCAGCTGCGGTGGAGGAGGGGCGCAGGGTGTACGACAACCTCGTCAAGTCCCTCGCTTTCGTGCTACCCACGAACCTCGGGCTGGCATGCACCCTCTCCATCGCCATGTTCTTCTTCCCGGCCGTCGATGTCGCCGGGGTGCACGAGCTCCTGATGGCCATGTCGCCGAGCCAGACCCTGTGGATCAACCTCGTTGCCAGCGTGACGCTGTCGGTGCCTCTCGCCTTCGAGGTCCTGGAGCCGAACGCCATGCAGCGCAAGCCCCGCTCCCCGGACGAGCCGATCTTTTCCCGGTTCATCGTGGCACGGATCGTCATGGTGGCGCTCGTTATGGCTGCGACGGCTTGCCTCCTTTTCCTGTGGGAGTTCTACCGTGTTTTGGGACCGGAGCCGGTGACCCCCGCACGCTATCGCTTCGCCCTCGCGGAGGCGCAAACGATCTGTGTCACCAGCATCATCTTCACCCAGTCCTTCTATCTCCTCAACTGCCGGTCCCTGCGCGATTCCCTCTTTGCCCAGGGAATCTTCAGCAACCTCACGATCTTCGTGGGGATCGGCATCCTTCTCCTGCTGCAGGCATGTTTCGTCTATTTGCCGCCGTTGCGGGAGATCTTCGACTTCGCTCCGCTCGACGCCCAGGCCCTGCTCGACGCACTCATCGCGGGGGCGATCGTGCTGCCGGTGATATCCCTCGAGAAATGGATAAGGAGCCGGCGAGCGCCGAAGGGGTGA
- a CDS encoding phosphate-starvation-inducible PsiE family protein, whose translation MEKGGKALLDHMKRLESVIILVLVAMMALVLLLGTVELGWIILADIISAPAFLLEIDELLDIYGLFMLVLIGIELLQTIIKTYVEESINHARIVVAVAIIAIARKVITLDVKDLGGTALLGIAAVVVGLSVSYYLLGKREHMAEKVKE comes from the coding sequence ATGGAAAAGGGAGGGAAGGCCCTGCTCGATCACATGAAGCGCCTCGAGTCCGTGATCATCCTGGTTCTCGTGGCAATGATGGCGCTGGTGCTTCTCTTGGGGACCGTGGAGCTCGGGTGGATCATTTTAGCCGACATCATCTCCGCCCCCGCTTTCCTTTTGGAGATCGACGAGTTGCTCGACATCTACGGTCTCTTCATGCTCGTCCTGATCGGGATCGAGCTCTTGCAGACGATCATCAAGACGTACGTGGAGGAATCGATAAATCATGCCCGCATAGTCGTGGCGGTGGCGATCATCGCCATAGCGAGAAAGGTGATTACGCTGGACGTGAAGGATCTCGGCGGCACGGCCCTGCTGGGGATTGCCGCCGTTGTCGTTGGGCTGAGTGTCAGCTATTACCTCCTGGGAAAGAGGGAGCATATGGCGGAGAAGGTGAAAGAGTGA
- a CDS encoding heavy metal-binding domain-containing protein, which produces MDLSQIVVTGGGIVLIALTLWFFFGKRSKSSPAAKEGLYACPMHPWITSNDPGADCSVCGMKLVKQ; this is translated from the coding sequence ATGGACTTGTCTCAGATTGTAGTGACCGGCGGCGGGATAGTATTGATTGCATTGACGCTCTGGTTCTTCTTCGGTAAGAGATCGAAGAGTTCACCTGCGGCAAAGGAAGGATTATACGCCTGTCCAATGCACCCGTGGATCACCAGCAATGATCCAGGTGCGGATTGCTCCGTGTGTGGCATGAAGCTGGTGAAGCAGTGA
- a CDS encoding heavy metal translocating P-type ATPase: MSADHQKDEVNTGAQGTPNAPAGADRCELSLTGMHCASCAGRIEKALSEAPGVSAANVNFATSRATVSYQPQQTDVESLRQLVRDMGYGVIVPASGGAEGSPEDTYAAESRLREEQYRTQKTRFLVALALTLPVAVLAMGGHLLPGAADVFNFSGSAWVQLILTTPVLFWAGREFYTGAWAAAKHRTADMNTLVGLGTLSAYLFSLAATVAPWLIHGSAGGGHAGAPAVYFEVAAIIVTLILMGRLLEARARSKTSGAIRELIGLQPKMARVERDGVVQDLPVSEVLVGDLILVRPGEKVPVDGVLVDGASAVDESMLTGEPLPVEKGAGDTVIGATMNKTGSFRMRATKIGRDTVLQQIVRMVQEAQGSKAPIQRLADIIASYFVPVVICIAIATFVVWFDVSPPETRVSMAVLTFVSVLIIACPCALGLATPTAIMVGTGRGAQSGILVKGGEALETAHRLTTIVLDKTGTITRGVPAVTDVVPLTTDEATLLRIAASAEYGSEHPLGEAIVRAADERALPRSPVEQFRAIAGFGVEAVVEGKNVVIGTANLMRERGLVPEEETSHRLADEGKTPIYVAIDGAVAGILAIADPVKEESPRAIERLRHLGLEVVILTGDNRRTAAAIARQVRVDQVLAEVLPEGKGEEVKKLQAQGKVVAMVGDGINDAPALAQADIGIAMGSGTDVAMEAADITLVRGDLNGVVSSIALSRATIANIKQNLFFAFIYNILGIPLAAGVFYPLTGWLLSPIVASLAMALSSVSVVTNALRLRGFKVEKG; the protein is encoded by the coding sequence ATGTCTGCAGATCATCAAAAAGATGAAGTAAACACGGGAGCACAAGGAACGCCGAACGCTCCCGCGGGAGCCGACCGGTGCGAGCTTTCCCTTACCGGCATGCACTGCGCCTCGTGCGCCGGCCGCATCGAGAAGGCGCTCTCGGAGGCGCCGGGTGTCTCGGCTGCGAACGTGAACTTCGCTACCTCGCGTGCCACGGTGAGCTACCAGCCGCAGCAGACTGATGTGGAGTCGCTGCGTCAACTGGTGCGCGACATGGGGTACGGGGTCATCGTCCCGGCCTCCGGCGGCGCGGAAGGTTCTCCGGAGGATACCTATGCGGCGGAGTCGAGGCTGCGCGAGGAGCAGTACCGCACCCAGAAGACGCGCTTCCTCGTGGCTCTTGCCCTCACCCTGCCGGTCGCGGTGCTGGCGATGGGGGGCCATCTCCTGCCCGGGGCGGCAGACGTCTTCAACTTTTCCGGCAGCGCTTGGGTCCAGCTGATCCTCACCACTCCTGTCCTCTTCTGGGCCGGGCGCGAGTTCTACACCGGAGCCTGGGCGGCGGCGAAACATCGCACAGCGGACATGAATACCCTCGTCGGTCTGGGCACCCTCTCGGCGTATCTTTTCAGCCTCGCCGCTACCGTCGCCCCGTGGCTCATCCATGGCAGCGCGGGTGGCGGTCATGCGGGGGCACCCGCTGTGTACTTCGAGGTGGCGGCGATCATCGTTACCCTCATTCTTATGGGACGCCTTCTGGAAGCGCGCGCCCGCAGCAAGACGAGCGGAGCCATTCGAGAGCTCATCGGGCTGCAGCCAAAGATGGCGCGGGTTGAGCGTGACGGCGTCGTGCAGGATCTCCCGGTGAGCGAGGTACTGGTGGGGGACCTTATCCTGGTGCGTCCCGGCGAGAAGGTCCCGGTGGACGGCGTGCTGGTGGACGGAGCCTCGGCGGTGGACGAGAGCATGCTTACCGGCGAGCCTTTGCCCGTTGAAAAGGGGGCTGGTGACACGGTAATCGGAGCGACCATGAACAAGACGGGATCGTTCCGGATGCGCGCCACGAAGATCGGTCGGGACACCGTCCTGCAGCAGATCGTGCGCATGGTCCAGGAAGCGCAGGGGAGCAAGGCACCGATCCAGCGCCTTGCCGACATCATCGCGAGCTACTTCGTCCCGGTCGTCATCTGCATCGCCATCGCCACCTTCGTTGTGTGGTTCGACGTCTCGCCGCCGGAGACGCGGGTCTCCATGGCGGTCCTCACCTTCGTCTCCGTCCTCATCATCGCCTGCCCTTGCGCACTCGGGCTCGCCACACCTACAGCCATCATGGTCGGCACCGGGCGCGGCGCCCAGAGCGGCATTTTGGTAAAGGGGGGCGAAGCGCTGGAGACTGCACACCGGCTGACCACCATCGTCCTCGACAAGACCGGCACCATCACCCGTGGAGTCCCCGCCGTGACCGATGTGGTGCCGCTGACAACGGACGAGGCGACGCTTCTTCGTATAGCGGCGTCGGCCGAGTACGGAAGCGAGCACCCTCTCGGTGAGGCCATTGTGCGGGCGGCGGACGAGCGTGCCCTCCCCCGCTCTCCTGTGGAGCAGTTTCGGGCCATCGCAGGTTTCGGGGTCGAGGCGGTGGTGGAGGGGAAAAATGTCGTCATCGGGACGGCGAACCTCATGCGCGAGCGAGGGTTGGTCCCCGAGGAGGAGACCTCGCATCGCCTGGCGGACGAGGGGAAGACGCCGATCTATGTGGCGATCGACGGGGCGGTAGCAGGGATCCTCGCCATTGCCGATCCCGTAAAGGAAGAGTCGCCAAGGGCGATCGAGCGGCTGCGGCACCTCGGCCTCGAGGTGGTGATTCTTACCGGTGACAACAGGCGCACGGCAGCGGCGATCGCCCGGCAGGTACGGGTCGACCAGGTGCTCGCGGAGGTCCTCCCCGAGGGTAAAGGGGAAGAGGTAAAGAAGCTCCAGGCGCAGGGGAAAGTGGTGGCCATGGTCGGTGACGGCATAAACGACGCTCCGGCTCTCGCCCAGGCAGACATCGGTATCGCCATGGGGAGCGGCACCGACGTCGCCATGGAGGCGGCAGATATAACACTCGTGCGCGGAGACCTGAACGGAGTCGTCTCCAGCATCGCCCTCTCCAGAGCAACCATCGCCAATATAAAGCAGAACCTCTTCTTTGCCTTCATCTACAACATTCTCGGCATCCCCCTCGCCGCCGGGGTATTCTACCCCCTGACCGGGTGGCTGTTGAGCCCGATCGTGGCATCGCTGGCGATGGCGCTTTCATCGGTGAGTGTGGTAACGAATGCTTTGAGGCTTCGCGGCTTCAAGGTTGAGAAGGGATAA
- a CDS encoding metal-sensitive transcriptional regulator produces the protein MATTPTDKVSTRLKRIAGQVAGIQRMVEDKRYCVDILNQVSAVRSALDAVGVEILTRHLEMCVVKHGSGTEHEHAKPMTQEELLDEVKTALSRFLK, from the coding sequence ATGGCTACAACACCTACGGATAAAGTTTCCACTCGCCTCAAACGAATCGCCGGGCAGGTTGCGGGGATCCAGCGGATGGTCGAGGACAAGCGCTACTGCGTCGATATCTTGAACCAGGTTTCCGCTGTCCGTTCCGCGCTCGACGCCGTCGGAGTGGAGATCCTCACCCGCCACCTCGAGATGTGCGTGGTGAAGCATGGCAGCGGGACTGAACACGAACATGCGAAGCCGATGACACAGGAAGAGCTTCTCGACGAGGTAAAGACTGCGCTCTCGAGATTCCTGAAGTAA